The sequence CCCGCGCGAAGTAAAGCGCCCGTCGCTCGCTGTGCTGGAGACCTTGAAGGAGAGATGGCGCGTTTCCATCAAGGCACAGATCAAACGCCTCAAAGATCTCGAACTTATCCCCGAAGGCTATGACGTAGATCTGTACAAGCTCTATTCCGCTAAAGGCTGGAATCGAGAAGAGCCACTTGATGATGCCTGGCCGCTCACAGAGCCGCGCATGCTCGCAAACGCTTTGAATCTGATCGCCGATGCAGGCGTTCGCACAAAGGCGGATTTGCTTGCAGTCGAATTCACGATGTCGGCTGGTGACGTTGAAAACCTCACCTCGCTTCCGCCGGGCTGGTTTTCTACGCCTGCGGCTGAAGTCGTTCAGCTCAAAGCGTCAGCTAATCGCGAAGCCACGTTCGAGCGAGGGCAAGGCATCGTCGTCCCCTTTGCACGGAAGTAAATCTCAGCCGATCAATGAGTACACACTCTCGCTAGCTCCATGTCGCGCTTCCATGCGCTACACTGCTTTTGTACCCCGTCGCTAACACGTTCAAGCTGTTCCGAAGCGACATAGTGGGTGGCTGAAAAGAATCATCGTCGTTTGCCCAGTCTTGGTCGCTCGTCTCGTGCCTCATCATCGGGCAGGACTAGATCGACATGACTAACGCCCAACGTGCTGGCGAGCTCGAATAGAGTGACGACAGTTGGATTGCGACGGCCACGCTCTAGGTCACTAATATACTGCTGGGTGAATCCGGACACTTCGGCGAATTTCTCCTGCGTGAAGCGCTTCTGCTTCCGCAGTCTAGCGAAATTCCGACCGACCAACTTGCGCATGTCCATCGGCGCAAATTGCGTCTTTACATACTATGAGGTTTATCTCCTATAGTATGTATTCCGGCTTACCTGCTGGCCGGCCAATCCGCTGAGGCTAAAATGAGACGTGCGGACATTGTCGGCCAGCCAGAGATTGGAATCGTTCGCTGTTTGTTGGGACGCCTATGACGAAACCGCAACTAGATCCTGACGTCGAGGATGTCGCGCCAATCGAGCCGGCGCTGACGGCGTATGACGAACAGCATGTTGTCACGTATGTTCGCCTTCTGCAGGCGGAGGGCGAAGGAGCGGACTGGCGCGAAGTTGCTCAAGTGGTCTTGCATATTGACCCCGAGCGAGAGCCGGACCGTGCGCGGAGCGCATCTCAGAGTCACCTTGCGCGGGCCAAATGGTTGACCGAGCAGGGGCGCCTATTACGTGGTACCGGCTCCAAATAGAAGAAAATCACCGGCTGGCGACTCGCAGGCAGAACTATTTTCTTTTGCGGATCGGCGGTCATTCCGGTGAACCACGTGGTGCCAAACTAGGGTCTTCCTACAACCGCTTCGTTCATACCTATTGCGGCGCAATCGTTGTTAGCTGTGTGTAATGGGGCGGAAACAATGCCTGAATTCGACTGGCGGTCGCCGGATTCCTACAAGAGCCTACAAGACGCGGAATGTCTCCGCCGCAACGCCGACTATCGACGCGACTTTGAAGCGATGGTCGCTAGCAGTCCCGATGGCGAAGTGAAACCAGAGTTCAGGAGGAAGTGGGGCCTCTGCTTTCGCCCATGACCCGCAGAGGTCCTTTGACGAGCAAACGATCTTTTGGGCGCCTGAGGTTCTAGCGGCGGTCGTTCCCGTCAAGATCTCAGTGGCCGACACCGGCATTGCGCCGTCTCAGCCACTGCTCGACCTTACAGCTGGCCAGGTGCGCCGCGCCGTCGACGGCTGGCATGCCGTGCTGCGCATCGGTGCAGTCGATCACCGTGTTTGGTCCAAAGAGCCGCCAGTGCTTGGCGCGTCATACGCAGCCGAACTGCCGTTTGATGGCGATTTCGGCGCACGTGCCTATGCAGCCCGACGGCTGTGGCGCGCGATGAATGGTCGCGCGCCAGGTCCTGCCTTTCATCAACTATCTAGACAGCGGCGCGAACGCCTGAGCGCCGCGATCCGTGCGCTCGATGCGCACAGCGCCGGCGGCGGTTATCGCGTTATCGCCGAAGCGCTATTCGGCAAAAAGCGCATCCCCGATCGCGCCTGGAAGACGCATGATCTGCGCAATCGAACAATCCGCTTGGTGCAGGGCGGCCTCGCTTTGATGCGCGGTGGTTACCGCAAACTCCTGCGGCCCCTGCGCAAGGACTAGTAGCGCAGTCCCACGGGTGCCGAAAATCGCCCCCTCCATATTCGGCATCCCCCTCCGATATCGCGCTTCTCCATGATGACCGCACACACGCCGGTCTAGCCAAGCGTGGTGCGCTGTCCTCCTGGAGTTCTCAAATGCCCGATCCCATGGCCGGTCTTCCCCCGCGATTCCTGCGTACACCAGAGGCTGCGCGCTATCTTGGCCTGTCCGGCCGCACGCTGGAGAAGCACCGCACATACGGTACTGGACCGACGTATCGGAAGATCGGCGGTCGTGTCGTCTACGCCGTCGATGACCTGAAAGCATGGGCCGACCGGGGCGCCAAGACATCGACCTCCGACCCCGGGAAGGGGACGGTGCTGCCGGCCAAGAAGCATCCGGCGCTGCGCCCGTATGCGGGCCAGGAACGTCGCTGATCGTCGTGCAAGAGCAGTGATCATGCGGCGCAAACAGCATTTCGAGCGCGATCAGCTCGAGCTTTTTCGGGCGCTGCCCGGAGATCTTGCGCCCCGCGACGCGCAGGATCTGATGGCATATCCGTTCTTCTCGCTCGCAAAGACCAAGCGGATCGTGCCGATCGATTTCCGCGCGGGTGCGGTCGCAATTCGTGTCGAAGCCGTGCCGGAACACGGCATGGCGACCATCTGGGATGCAGACGTTCTGATCTGGGCGGCGTCTCAGATCGTCGAAGCCCGCGATGCCGGCCTGAAGACGTCACGCTTAATGGCTGCAACGCCTTACGAGATTTTGACGTTCGTGGGCCGCGGCACCAGCGCACGCGACTATGACCGCCTGAAGGCTGGTCTCGACAGACTTCAGTCGACGACCGTGCTGACGTCGATCCGTCAGCCGACAGAGCGGCGACGGCATCGCTTCTCCTGGATCAACGAGTGGAAGGAGACGGCCGATGCAAATGGTCGTCCATTTGGGATCGAGCTGATCCTGCCTGATTGGTTCTATGCAGGTGTTATCGATGACGCGCTCGTGCTGACGATCGACCGCGCTTACTTCGACCTGACGGGTGGACTTGAGCGCTGGCTTTACCGCCTCGTGCGCAAGCACGGCGGACGCCAGGAAGGCGGCTGGAGCTTTGACCTTGTGCATCTCCATGCCAAGTCCGGCATCCTCTCGCCGCTCAAGCACTTCGCTTATGACGTACGTCAGATCGTCCAGCGCCAGACACTGCCTGGCTATCAGCTCGTGCTCACGCGCGACCCGAACGGCATCGACCGGCTGAACTTCACGCCAACGCCTGTTGCTTCCTTAACGTCACGCCTGCGCCGGCGCGGTCTCATCCAAATTCGAAAGGACAACCTGTGAATCAGCTCGTGCTATCGGGGACCGCAACCCTCGTGCTATCGGGGACCCAATCCTCGTGCTATCGGGGACCGGAATCGAGCTTAAGGGCTTGTTTCTCCGCGCTTTCCGGCCGCTCTAACTTTACTAACATACTGACACTAACTTCTTGTTGTGAATCAGTACGTTGTGAACAAGTCGGCCGCGCGTGCAACGAGGATGCCTCATGCATCCACTCTCTCACGCGCAAGGCTTCGCTGCAATACGATTGTTGTCGCCAATGCACGCGCGCCAACGCGATCGCGCGCAAGTCTGCGCGATCACTGACGTCAACATCATCGCCTGATGCGCGTCACATCCTTTTGCAGCCACTCGCTCGTCGAGGAGAACTCGCTAACATCCGTGGTTGGCACGACGGCCACCACAAGCCGGAATCTGAGGAAAGGGCGGTCAGGCTAACCAGCGCCGTGCTTGATGGCTTCAAATGCCGTCATGAAGCCGCCGGCAAGAAAAGTTGCGATCTCACCCGCATCCCCGTCTCCCCGGGAGACGCTGCTCCGCCGTGGCGGAAGGAAAAGGCGCGCGTGGAAGCGGCCGGGTCGCGGAGGCCCTTACATCGCCGCAGCGACCCGGCCGCGCTTGCCGCCGGCGCCAAACCGGAACGTCGTGCCACTGCTCCAGATCTTGTGCAGCAGCACGGCGAGCGCGCGCGCCACTGCCGTCGCCGCGCGCTTCAGACCCTTCTTCCTGGCGAGCCGCAGGCCCCACAGCCGCAGCTTAAAGTTCTTCGGGATGCGCGTCAGGATCGCGATCGCGGCCTCGTACAGCATCGCTCGCGTCAGCTCATCGCCGCATTTGGAGATGCTGCCGATCCGGTCGGTTTGCCCGGATTGGTAGCGCCGCGGCGTCAGGCCGAAATGGGCGCCGACATTGGTCGACTTCCTGAATCGGGCCGGATCATCGACGGTGGCGCGGAACGTCAGCGCCACCAGCGCGCCGACACCGGGTACCGTCATCATCCGCCGCACGGCGCTGTCGCTGCGCGCCGCCGCCAGCGCGAGGCGCTGCAGCTTTGCCAGCTGCAGCCGCATTGCGCCGCGGGCGTCCAAGAGCGGCGTGACGATGGCCTCCAGTTCCTTCTTCCCGGCCATGATCTCGCGCACCCGCGCGTCAAAGCGGCCGACCGAGATCTCGCCGACCTTGAGGCCAAACGGACGCAACAGGCCGCGGATCATGTTCTCCATGTCGAGCACCTTGCCGAGCAGCGCCTTGCGTCCCACGAGCAGCGCCCGCAGCGTTTGCGCGCCTTCCGATTTGACATGGACCGCACGGAACCAGCCGGTCCGCATCATCTGCGCGATGCCCCTGGCGTCGTTGCGATCGGTCTTGTTCAGCATCGCATTCAGCGCCGCCTTGGCATGCCGGGTCTCGATGCAGATCACGGGCAGGCCCTTTTCGGAAAGCGCCGTGAACAGCCAGGCGCTGTACGAGAAGGCTTCCAGGCCGACACGCTTCAGGTGGATGCCCCATTCCGCCAGAAACAGCTCGATCGCGTCCGGATCGGTCTCGAGTTTCGCTTCCCGGACGACCTGGCCATCGCCGTCCACCACGCAAATGTTGGTCGCCTCCAGCGACACGTCGAGCCCTGCATAGAAGTCCATCATTCGCCTCCACCGCCGACCGCCGGACCGCACCGCGCGTTCCGTTCGCGAATCGTTGCGAGGCATTTTCGCTGCAGTTCGGCCGGCGAGGGGGCACCGGTCAGTACCCCGGCTAACCAGAAATCCTTCGGATTTCTTCTAACGGACCAGGCGGAAAGCCGCGTTGGCGGCGTCCGAAAACGGCGGTCCTTCAGACTAGCTCGCCCTTGCGGGCCACGCACACTCTCC comes from Bradyrhizobium sp. CCGE-LA001 and encodes:
- a CDS encoding helix-turn-helix domain-containing protein, which translates into the protein MDMRKLVGRNFARLRKQKRFTQEKFAEVSGFTQQYISDLERGRRNPTVVTLFELASTLGVSHVDLVLPDDEARDERPRLGKRR
- a CDS encoding helix-turn-helix transcriptional regulator; the protein is MPDPMAGLPPRFLRTPEAARYLGLSGRTLEKHRTYGTGPTYRKIGGRVVYAVDDLKAWADRGAKTSTSDPGKGTVLPAKKHPALRPYAGQERR
- a CDS encoding transcriptional regulator domain-containing protein gives rise to the protein MPEFDWRSPDSYKSLQDAECLRRNADYRRDFEAMVASSPDGEVKPEFRRKWGLCFRP
- a CDS encoding IS110 family transposase, giving the protein MDFYAGLDVSLEATNICVVDGDGQVVREAKLETDPDAIELFLAEWGIHLKRVGLEAFSYSAWLFTALSEKGLPVICIETRHAKAALNAMLNKTDRNDARGIAQMMRTGWFRAVHVKSEGAQTLRALLVGRKALLGKVLDMENMIRGLLRPFGLKVGEISVGRFDARVREIMAGKKELEAIVTPLLDARGAMRLQLAKLQRLALAAARSDSAVRRMMTVPGVGALVALTFRATVDDPARFRKSTNVGAHFGLTPRRYQSGQTDRIGSISKCGDELTRAMLYEAAIAILTRIPKNFKLRLWGLRLARKKGLKRAATAVARALAVLLHKIWSSGTTFRFGAGGKRGRVAAAM
- a CDS encoding DUF2285 domain-containing protein, translating into MADTGIAPSQPLLDLTAGQVRRAVDGWHAVLRIGAVDHRVWSKEPPVLGASYAAELPFDGDFGARAYAARRLWRAMNGRAPGPAFHQLSRQRRERLSAAIRALDAHSAGGGYRVIAEALFGKKRIPDRAWKTHDLRNRTIRLVQGGLALMRGGYRKLLRPLRKD
- a CDS encoding replication initiator protein A; amino-acid sequence: MRRKQHFERDQLELFRALPGDLAPRDAQDLMAYPFFSLAKTKRIVPIDFRAGAVAIRVEAVPEHGMATIWDADVLIWAASQIVEARDAGLKTSRLMAATPYEILTFVGRGTSARDYDRLKAGLDRLQSTTVLTSIRQPTERRRHRFSWINEWKETADANGRPFGIELILPDWFYAGVIDDALVLTIDRAYFDLTGGLERWLYRLVRKHGGRQEGGWSFDLVHLHAKSGILSPLKHFAYDVRQIVQRQTLPGYQLVLTRDPNGIDRLNFTPTPVASLTSRLRRRGLIQIRKDNL